A region from the Alnus glutinosa chromosome 5, dhAlnGlut1.1, whole genome shotgun sequence genome encodes:
- the LOC133869052 gene encoding uncharacterized mitochondrial protein AtMg00310-like, translating into MIKGGFPVRYLGVLLINKRLIVVDCEGLVAKFTSRIDSWCAKHLSFAGRLQLISLVLFSHQVFWSSIFILPKAVIRLLEQKLNRFLWGGSNENAKAKVAWEKVCVPKKEGGLRFKRLNVWNQAAMLRHIWNLFAQAGSLWVAWVDQNWLKGRSFWQIPVPQSCSWSWKQILKLREVAKRFLKFKVGDGNRIFLWLDDWQLDGCLLDKYGYRVVYDAGSSIDAKLSTIICNGEWYWPYARSDRIDDIQSKLLEVEIGNSDFPIWRRKKGRYTCAETWDA; encoded by the coding sequence ATGATAAAAGGCGGGTTTCCGGTGAGATATTTGGGAGTTCTtcttataaataagaggcttatAGTAGTAGACTGTGAAGGTTTGGTGGCAAAGTTCACTTCTCGGATTGATTCTTGGTGTGCCAAGCATTTATCTTTTGCAGGGAGGTTACAACTAATTTCCTTGGTACTTTTCAGCCATCAAGTCTTCTGGTCTAGTATTTTTATACTTCCCAAAGCAGTGATTCGGTTGTTGGAGCAGAAACTAAACCGTTTCTTGTGGGGAGGAAGTAATGAGAATGCTAAGGCTAAGGTTGCATGGGAGAAGGTTTGTGTTCCGAAAAAGGAAGGAGGCTTGAGGTTTAAGAGGTTAAATGTTTGGAATCAGGCGGCTATGCTTAGGCATATTTGGAACCTCTTTGCTCAGGCAGGTTCACTTTGGGTGGCATGGGTGGATCAAAATTGGTTGAAGGGGAGGAGTTTTTGGCAAATTCCTGTTCCTCAATCCtgctcttggagttggaagCAAATTCTCAAACTTAGAGAGGTGGCTAAGAGGTTTTTGAAGTTTAAAGTGGGAGATGGCAACCGAATATTTCTTTGGCTAGATGACTGGCAACTGGATGGGTGTCTCCTAGACAAGTATGGCTATAGGGTTGTGTATGATGCAGGGAGCTCAATTGATGCCAAGTTGTCGACTATTATTTGTAATGGGGAGTGGTATTGGCCTTATGCTAGATCTGATCGAATTGATGATATACAGAGCAAACTATTGGAGGTAGAGATTGGTAATTCTGATTTTCCTATTTGGAGACGTAAGAAAGGGAGATATACTTGTGCAGAGACATGGGATGCTTGA
- the LOC133869054 gene encoding uncharacterized protein LOC133869054 codes for MERVTIEDLNKHIAEFLDWYRDYVQQMDELRMNELGEKLKWYVVGPPALQRPSFVHLHLTWHQPRQALFIKIKKIKIQNQVKHEIAAIFSQKFFPPNLSLLPPRHRSPPPTTPQAPLPIASISISIHKTSQGNAIVDTHEYLLPPVSNIQHDNVIGTQNSVITQTISNPAESGYDTLCQSSETLLVMEIVLETYIENATVEHALVFWWSI; via the exons ATGGAAAGAGTAACGATAGAAGATTTAAATAAGCATATCGCAGAATTTTTAGATTGGTATAGGGACTAT GTTCAACAAATGGATGAGCTCCGCATGAATGAATTAGGGGAAAAGTTAAAGTGGTATGTTGTAGGGCCT CCGGCGCTCCAGCGTCCCTCCTTTGTCCATCTCCATCTGACGTGGCATCAACCACGTCAGgccctttttataaaaataaaaaaaataaaaattcaaaaccagGTTAAACACGAAATAGCTGCCATATTCTCCCAAAAGTTTTTCCCCCCAAATCTTTCCCTCCTCCCTCCACGCCACCGATCGCCACCACCAACTACCCCACAAGCACCGCTGCCAATTGCATCCATCTCCATCTCTATCCACAAG ACTTCCCAAGGAAATGCTATTGTGGACACACATGAATATTTGTTGCCTCCTGTTAGTAATATTCAACATGACAATGTAATTGGAACTCAAAATAGTGTAATTACTCAG ACAATCTCAAATCCTGCAGAATCAGGCTATGACACATTGTGTCAATCAAG TGAGACGCTGCTTGTCATGGAGATTGTGTTAGAAACATACATCGAAAATGCTACTGTGGAGCATGCTTTAGTGTTTTGGTGGAGCATATGA
- the LOC133869053 gene encoding extensin-like, giving the protein MRLLNVLPVLATLHFLMSIHAYKCNAFRILHGEEQKLMNKSLLLGLLQRGYVPLSAPNPPTHIPASKLGQTAFAGHNVAPLMGSLQKGYVPPSYAPNPGTHIPASTLGQKAFAGHNMAHLLSSLQRGPVPPKDHPNPPTHIPAPKLGQRAFAGHNFAPLMGSLQKGYVPPSYAPNPGTHIPASTLGQKAFAGHNMAHLLSSLQRGPVPPSYVPNPGTHIPASTLGQKAFAGHNMAHLLSSLQMGPVPPKDQPNPPTHIPAPKFGQRAFAGHNFAPLMGSLQKGYVPPSYVPNPGTHISASTLGQKAFAGHNMAHLLSSLQRGPMPPSYVPNPGTHIPASTLSQKAFVGHNMAHLLSSLRGPVPPKDQPNPTIP; this is encoded by the coding sequence ATGAGGCTTCTAAATGTGCTTCCTGTACTCGCAACACTGCATTTTCTTATGAGCATTCACGCATACAAGTGCAACGCTTTCAGAATCTTGCATGGTGAAGAACAAAAGTTGATGAACAAGAGCCTTTTGTTAGGGTTACTGCAAAGGGGTTATGTGCCTCTATCTGCACCTAATCCGCCCACTCACATCCCCGCTTCAAAGCTCGGGCAAACGGCCTTTGCAGGTCACAATGTAGCTCCTTTGATGGGATCATTGCAAAAGGGTTATGTGCCTCCATCTTATGCGCCCAATCCTGGCACTCACATCCCCGCTTCAACACTCGGTCAAAAGGCATTCGCAGGTCACAATATGGCTCATTTGCTAAGCTCACTACAAAGGGGTCCTGTCCCTCCCAAAGATCATCCAAATCCGCCCACTCACATCCCCGCTCCAAAGCTCGGGCAAAGGGCCTTTGCGGGTCACAATTTCGCTCCTTTGATGGGATCATTGCAAAAGGGTTATGTGCCTCCATCTTATGCGCCCAATCCTGGCACTCACATCCCCGCTTCAACACTCGGTCAAAAGGCTTTCGCAGGTCACAATATGGCTCATTTGCTAAGCTCACTGCAAAGGGGTCCTGTCCCTCCATCTTATGTGCCCAATCCTGGCACCCACATCCCCGCTTCAACACTCGGTCAAAAGGCTTTCGCAGGTCACAATATGGCTCATTTGCTAAGCTCACTGCAAATGGGTCCTGTCCCTCCCAAAGATCAGCCAAATCCGCCCACTCACATCCCCGCTCCAAAGTTCGGGCAAAGGGCCTTTGCAGGTCACAATTTTGCTCCTTTGATGGGATCATTGCAAAAGGGTTATGTGCCTCCATCTTATGTGCCCAATCCTGGCACCCACATCTCCGCTTCAACACTCGGCCAAAAGGCCTTCGCAGGTCACAATATGGCTCATTTGCTAAGCTCACTGCAAAGGGGTCCTATGCCTCCATCTTATGTGCCCAATCCTGGCACCCACATCCCCGCTTCAACACTCAGCCAAAAGGCCTTCGTAGGTCACAATATGGCTCATTTGCTAAGCTCACTGCGGGGTCCTGTCCCTCCCAAAGATCAGCCAAATCCGACCATCCCTTAG